The Lacrimispora xylanolytica genome has a segment encoding these proteins:
- the atpC gene encoding ATP synthase F1 subunit epsilon has product MGKNTFFLQVLASDKVFYRGSCQELVIPLADGEKAVLPHHENMVIAVAIGEMRMLDGNGQWISGVVGNGFAQIINNRVTVLVDTAERPEDIDERRAEEARERAEEQLRQGKSLQEHSHFEASLARSLARLRTKQKMGSDRK; this is encoded by the coding sequence GTGGGTAAGAATACATTTTTCCTTCAGGTTCTTGCCAGCGACAAAGTCTTTTACAGAGGCTCATGCCAGGAACTTGTAATTCCCCTGGCGGATGGCGAAAAAGCGGTTCTTCCCCACCATGAAAATATGGTCATTGCCGTAGCGATTGGTGAGATGCGCATGCTTGACGGAAACGGTCAGTGGATCAGCGGTGTGGTTGGTAATGGGTTCGCCCAGATTATCAACAACCGTGTCACTGTTCTCGTGGACACAGCCGAGCGTCCGGAGGATATTGATGAACGCCGGGCCGAGGAAGCAAGGGAAAGAGCAGAGGAACAGCTTAGACAGGGCAAGAGCCTTCAGGAACATTCTCATTTTGAGGCGTCTTTAGCCAGATCACTGGCAAGACTGCGTACAAAACAAAAAATGGGATCTGATAGGAAATAG
- a CDS encoding ZIP family metal transporter has product MTPILWAAGGTGFTFLMTTLGASLVFFFRKEVNQSVQRTFLGFAAGVMIAASIWSLLIPAIEEAEAAGGIGWIPAAGGFVLGVLFLIILDSLLPHLHADMSNPKGNEAEGISSTWKRTTLLVMAVTLHNIPEGMAVGLAFALAAQHGNDPALYTSALALAIGIGIQNFPEGAAISLPLRQEGLSAKKAFIKGSLSGIVEPIFGILTVLIAGNIAPLMPWLLSFAAGAMMYVVVEELIPEAHLGEHSNIGTLGVMVGFLIMMILDVALG; this is encoded by the coding sequence ATGACACCGATTTTGTGGGCTGCCGGAGGCACTGGCTTCACCTTTTTAATGACTACCTTAGGAGCATCCCTGGTGTTTTTCTTTCGGAAGGAAGTAAATCAGTCTGTTCAGCGGACCTTTCTTGGCTTTGCTGCCGGCGTAATGATCGCCGCTTCCATCTGGTCACTTTTAATACCTGCGATTGAAGAAGCAGAAGCAGCCGGAGGCATTGGCTGGATCCCGGCCGCAGGAGGATTTGTATTAGGAGTTCTTTTCCTGATTATTCTGGATTCTCTGCTTCCTCATCTTCATGCTGATATGAGCAATCCTAAGGGCAATGAGGCCGAAGGAATTTCATCAACCTGGAAACGTACCACACTTTTAGTAATGGCAGTTACCCTGCACAATATTCCCGAAGGTATGGCCGTGGGCCTGGCATTCGCCTTAGCAGCCCAGCACGGCAATGATCCGGCACTTTATACATCTGCACTGGCACTTGCCATTGGTATCGGCATTCAGAACTTTCCTGAGGGCGCTGCCATATCCCTGCCTCTCAGGCAAGAAGGACTTTCTGCCAAAAAAGCATTTATCAAAGGCAGTTTATCCGGAATTGTTGAGCCAATCTTTGGTATCTTAACTGTTTTGATCGCAGGAAATATCGCCCCTCTCATGCCCTGGTTACTGTCCTTTGCAGCCGGAGCCATGATGTATGTAGTCGTTGAGGAACTGATTCCCGAGGCACACTTAGGCGAACACTCCAACATAGGAACCCTTGGGGTCATGGTGGGATTCCTGATCATGATGATCCTTGATGTGGCTCTGGGTTAA
- a CDS encoding peptidoglycan-binding protein, translated as MNIKIIWRKRVIRSFFLAATATTFLSACTSTETSTNKSSATPSTATVSEAKKEYQPIARLLPGEVLLPKLNGVPDLKENPIPEYLRNGVEHPVVASLQERLMKLGFMDNDEPTQFFGNVTEAAIKVYQRQNGLAQDGIVGPETFTSIMSPAAKYYAVAKGVCGDDITRIQTRLYELGYLADAAQVNGTFGDETEVAVRKLQEVNGLNIDGKVGRQTINLLYSEEIKPNLVSYGEKSDVVLASQKRLKELGYLMTEADGAYGNDTVTAVKQFQARNDLVVDGYLGPSTRVALNSREAQPNGMTLGEQGDSVTNVQKLLNKYGYLASSNVTGYYGELTVNAVKAFQSNNGLSADGSVGKDTLNKLSGSGVKSAGSKSNTGKGGSGNSSGPVKGGSGVNGLLSIARSKLGKPYVWGSKGPGSFDCSGFIYWSLNQVGVRQSYLTSAGWRSVGKYTKISSFGDLRAGDIVVVSGHVGIVAGGGNVIDASSSHGRVVERSLSNWWRNNFICGWRIFG; from the coding sequence ATGAACATAAAAATAATATGGAGAAAGCGTGTGATCCGTTCCTTTTTTCTGGCTGCGACAGCAACAACTTTTTTATCTGCCTGCACCAGCACGGAAACGTCTACCAATAAAAGCTCTGCAACCCCTTCCACAGCCACTGTCTCTGAAGCGAAAAAAGAGTACCAGCCCATTGCCAGACTGCTTCCAGGAGAGGTGCTGCTTCCAAAGCTTAATGGGGTGCCGGATTTAAAAGAAAACCCCATTCCTGAATATTTGAGAAACGGCGTGGAGCACCCCGTGGTTGCAAGTCTTCAGGAACGTCTGATGAAATTAGGCTTCATGGATAACGATGAGCCGACCCAGTTTTTCGGTAACGTAACAGAAGCAGCCATAAAGGTTTATCAGCGCCAGAACGGTCTTGCTCAGGATGGAATCGTAGGTCCTGAGACCTTCACCTCCATCATGTCACCGGCAGCGAAGTATTACGCCGTTGCAAAAGGCGTTTGCGGTGATGATATAACGAGAATACAGACTCGTCTGTATGAGCTTGGTTATCTGGCCGATGCAGCCCAGGTAAATGGAACCTTTGGAGATGAGACAGAGGTAGCGGTAAGAAAACTTCAGGAAGTCAATGGTCTGAACATCGACGGAAAAGTAGGCCGTCAGACCATCAATCTTTTATACAGTGAGGAAATTAAGCCCAATCTGGTGTCCTATGGGGAAAAGAGTGATGTGGTCTTAGCCAGCCAGAAACGGTTAAAAGAGCTTGGTTACCTGATGACAGAAGCAGACGGTGCATACGGCAATGATACAGTAACCGCAGTAAAGCAGTTCCAGGCACGTAATGACCTTGTAGTAGACGGATACTTAGGACCATCTACCAGAGTGGCTTTAAACAGCAGGGAAGCCCAGCCAAACGGAATGACACTGGGGGAACAGGGAGACTCTGTTACGAATGTTCAGAAGCTCCTTAATAAGTATGGTTATCTTGCTTCCTCCAATGTAACTGGTTATTACGGAGAATTAACCGTAAATGCCGTAAAAGCTTTCCAGAGCAACAACGGCCTTTCTGCAGACGGTTCTGTAGGTAAAGATACCCTTAACAAGCTTTCAGGAAGCGGAGTAAAGAGTGCTGGCTCTAAAAGCAATACCGGAAAAGGCGGCAGCGGTAACAGCAGTGGCCCTGTAAAGGGTGGTTCTGGTGTTAACGGACTTTTATCCATTGCAAGGTCTAAGCTTGGTAAGCCTTACGTATGGGGTTCTAAAGGCCCTGGTTCCTTTGACTGCTCCGGATTTATTTATTGGTCCTTAAATCAGGTAGGGGTAAGACAGAGCTACTTAACGTCAGCTGGCTGGAGAAGTGTTGGAAAGTATACAAAGATCAGCAGCTTTGGAGACTTAAGAGCAGGAGATATCGTAGTCGTTAGCGGCCATGTTGGAATTGTAGCTGGCGGTGGTAATGTAATTGATGCTTCTTCAAGCCATGGAAGAGTCGTGGAGCGTTCTTTAAGTAACTGGTGGAGAAACAACTTCATCTGCGGCTGGAGAATCTTCGGATAA
- a CDS encoding sensor histidine kinase, whose translation MKKRKEAAVLLHIIFSFLVVVGVTIMYNNIHYGEGISWITHETYEDTPEFTKQLRADIDEIFNYVKYKEVFETDGRIDYSKPIVRVTDGPNSTKEYTVDEMIRRAKSQGYYLNEQFKVSGGHLPDSDNKNLNVRVDYRAYEPDFVATEPGQAFLTMDQLSYEVLTHLGNYYSFYYRFIQNPSNLKFEVRYQNSQKEYKLYRNVAGKSVDDFKAMGKYLYVTGESLYVDSNLTTVPKDVSAQLEKMNPYNNGNYHMTIGVDTSYPYHDAYETASEAYNQVRLLYISGIVSLLFGILGSAATLYVLVSLTGLEEKGPYQPKIKRVKLLPAEGCFLIYLAATLCSLFLADQLFNKIIHLFLAEEQWYYGELVLRVLIYYAAGLMFSLSLLKRYKAGTLWTGSLLFRWRKNLSLYFKNHRFTTRIMFAYIFYLAFNIIMILSFCILLFTYTDLASRILMGAISILFLAFDLWVFHKMYRHAWETDQINQALLHISQGNTTYKINTASFNGKERELAEHINHIGTGLEAALQEKVRSERLKTDLITNVSHDIKTPLTSIINYVDLIKREGIKDEKILGYLEVLEQKSHRLKTLTEDLVEASKASSGNLKLEILNIDFVELIQQTNGEFEEKFSLRHLELVSSLPDESIFIEADGRYLWRVLENLYNNAFKYAMEHSRVYVDMIKEDDMVIFTMKNISENPLNIKADELTERFVRGDVARTTEGSGLGISIAKSLTELQGGQFNLYIDGDLFKASVAFPVRK comes from the coding sequence ATGAAAAAGAGAAAAGAAGCAGCCGTCCTTTTGCATATCATCTTCTCCTTTCTCGTGGTGGTAGGCGTTACCATCATGTACAACAACATCCACTACGGAGAAGGCATCAGCTGGATCACCCACGAAACCTATGAAGACACCCCGGAGTTTACAAAGCAGCTACGGGCTGATATTGACGAAATCTTCAATTACGTTAAATACAAAGAGGTTTTTGAAACAGACGGAAGAATTGATTACTCAAAGCCAATTGTCAGAGTTACGGACGGCCCTAATTCTACCAAGGAGTATACCGTAGATGAGATGATCCGTCGGGCCAAGTCCCAGGGGTATTACTTAAATGAACAGTTTAAGGTCAGCGGTGGGCATCTTCCTGACTCTGATAATAAGAACTTAAACGTCCGGGTGGACTATAGAGCCTATGAGCCTGACTTTGTTGCTACAGAGCCAGGACAGGCCTTTCTTACCATGGATCAGCTTTCGTATGAAGTCCTTACCCATCTGGGCAATTATTACTCCTTTTATTACCGCTTTATCCAAAATCCAAGCAACTTAAAATTCGAAGTACGTTACCAGAATTCACAGAAGGAATATAAGCTATACCGAAACGTTGCCGGGAAGTCCGTGGATGATTTTAAGGCCATGGGGAAATACTTATATGTGACCGGGGAATCTCTTTACGTGGATTCTAACTTAACGACAGTCCCTAAGGACGTCTCCGCTCAGCTGGAAAAGATGAATCCCTATAACAATGGCAATTACCACATGACCATAGGGGTTGATACTTCCTATCCCTATCACGATGCTTATGAAACAGCCTCTGAAGCCTATAATCAGGTTCGGCTGCTGTACATCTCTGGGATTGTAAGTCTTTTGTTTGGAATTCTAGGCAGTGCCGCTACTCTCTATGTCCTGGTAAGCTTAACCGGACTGGAAGAAAAAGGCCCTTATCAGCCTAAGATCAAACGGGTAAAGCTCCTTCCAGCGGAAGGCTGCTTTTTAATATACCTGGCCGCTACCTTATGCTCCCTGTTTCTGGCTGACCAGCTGTTTAATAAGATCATACATCTGTTTCTTGCCGAAGAGCAGTGGTATTACGGGGAACTGGTATTACGGGTATTAATCTACTATGCCGCAGGACTCATGTTCTCTTTAAGTCTGCTAAAGCGGTATAAGGCAGGCACCCTCTGGACCGGAAGTCTTTTATTCCGGTGGCGGAAAAATCTATCTCTTTACTTTAAGAACCACCGCTTCACCACCAGAATCATGTTCGCCTATATTTTTTACCTGGCATTTAACATCATCATGATACTGTCCTTCTGCATCCTGTTATTTACCTATACGGACCTTGCATCCCGAATCTTAATGGGCGCTATCAGCATTTTATTTCTAGCCTTTGATTTGTGGGTCTTTCATAAAATGTACCGCCATGCATGGGAAACAGATCAGATCAACCAGGCACTGCTCCATATATCACAGGGTAACACCACCTATAAGATCAATACCGCTTCCTTTAACGGAAAAGAGCGGGAGCTGGCAGAGCATATCAACCACATCGGCACCGGTCTGGAAGCAGCCTTACAGGAAAAGGTGCGTAGCGAACGATTAAAAACGGATCTTATTACCAATGTGTCTCATGATATAAAAACCCCCCTTACCTCCATCATTAACTATGTGGATCTCATCAAGCGAGAAGGAATTAAAGATGAGAAAATATTAGGTTACTTAGAGGTACTGGAACAAAAGTCCCACCGTCTTAAAACTTTGACTGAGGATCTTGTAGAAGCTTCTAAGGCCAGTTCTGGCAATTTAAAGCTGGAAATACTAAATATAGACTTTGTGGAACTGATACAGCAGACAAATGGTGAATTTGAAGAGAAATTTTCCCTCCGCCATCTGGAACTTGTGTCTTCTCTGCCAGATGAATCTATTTTTATAGAAGCAGACGGAAGATACTTATGGAGAGTCCTTGAAAATCTCTACAACAATGCCTTTAAGTATGCCATGGAGCACAGCAGGGTGTATGTAGATATGATAAAAGAAGACGATATGGTGATTTTCACCATGAAGAATATTTCAGAAAATCCCCTGAACATAAAGGCGGATGAACTGACCGAACGCTTTGTCCGTGGAGATGTGGCAAGAACCACGGAAGGTAGCGGACTTGGAATTTCCATTGCCAAGAGCCTCACTGAGCTTCAAGGCGGACAGTTTAACCTTTATATTGACGGAGACTTATTTAAAGCAAGTGTTGCATTTCCTGTCAGGAAATGA
- a CDS encoding response regulator transcription factor, which yields MQNILVCDDDKQIVEAIDIYLTGEGFQVIKAYDGFEALELLEENEVDLMILDVMMPGLDGIRTTLKVRETSSIPIIILSAKAEDTDKILGLNIGADDYITKPFNPLELVARVKSQLRRYTQLGNMNQQPAGAVYKCGGLSINDDNKEVTVDDELIKLTPIEYNILLLLVKNAGKVFSIDEIYEQIWNEEAIGADNTVAVHIRHIREKIEINPREPRYLKVVWGVGYKIEKQ from the coding sequence ATGCAGAATATCTTAGTATGTGATGACGACAAACAAATAGTAGAAGCCATTGATATATATTTAACAGGAGAAGGCTTTCAGGTCATTAAAGCTTATGACGGCTTTGAGGCCCTGGAGCTTTTAGAAGAGAATGAAGTGGATCTCATGATCCTTGATGTAATGATGCCAGGACTTGACGGAATTAGGACCACCTTAAAGGTACGGGAGACAAGCAGCATCCCAATCATTATCCTGTCCGCCAAAGCAGAAGACACCGATAAGATTTTAGGTCTTAACATCGGTGCCGATGATTATATCACAAAGCCATTTAATCCCTTAGAGCTGGTTGCCAGGGTAAAATCTCAGCTCCGCCGCTACACCCAGCTTGGAAACATGAATCAGCAGCCTGCGGGAGCAGTCTATAAATGCGGCGGCCTTTCTATCAACGACGACAATAAAGAAGTGACCGTTGACGATGAGTTAATCAAGCTGACTCCAATTGAATATAACATCCTGTTACTTCTTGTAAAGAATGCAGGAAAAGTATTTTCCATTGACGAAATTTACGAGCAGATCTGGAATGAGGAAGCCATTGGCGCAGACAACACCGTAGCCGTGCACATCCGACACATCCGGGAAAAAATCGAAATCAATCCCAGAGAGCCCCGCTATTTAAAGGTGGTCTGGGGAGTTGGGTATAAGATCGAGAAACAATAG
- a CDS encoding tyrosine-type recombinase/integrase has translation MAEKRKKRKDGRYAKQVTIGIKDGKPVRKTLYGETLKELDKNYRDFMSLKDKGIILQEENITFRELSELWLTNEKIGSITDQSVTVIRSELRTINSYIGEIKAKSLRQSHIEAFRAAMIASGKLIRYNTCLGRIRAIVRYAVYKEIMVGDITAGMKDIRNARKAKKRALTLSERQLIDKADLNAFERCFINLLLYTGMRKCEALALNVSDIDFKKKRIEVSKTLVTSKKLSDCLQDYTKTTAGKRYIPIPNVLLNILLEYTAEKSGILFKSNTDNYIGLGSFNGRWNKILMKLQAVSKTPLSNDITAHIFRHTYASDLYKAGVDIKQAQYLLGHDDIKTTMDTYTHFGYADVKMDKLDSYYDAVKMQSSDKIIALKHA, from the coding sequence ATGGCTGAAAAACGAAAGAAAAGAAAGGACGGCAGATACGCAAAGCAGGTAACCATCGGGATAAAAGATGGTAAACCTGTCCGCAAAACTCTTTATGGAGAGACTTTAAAGGAATTGGATAAGAATTACAGAGACTTTATGAGCCTTAAGGACAAGGGGATTATACTTCAAGAGGAAAATATCACATTCCGGGAGCTATCCGAATTGTGGCTTACCAATGAGAAAATAGGTAGTATTACGGATCAATCAGTTACTGTTATTCGTAGTGAGCTAAGAACTATAAATTCATACATAGGAGAGATCAAAGCAAAGAGCTTAAGACAAAGCCATATTGAGGCTTTCCGCGCGGCCATGATCGCTTCCGGTAAATTAATCCGCTACAATACGTGCTTAGGAAGAATTCGAGCGATTGTTCGTTACGCTGTGTATAAAGAAATAATGGTGGGAGATATTACAGCAGGCATGAAGGACATTAGAAATGCGAGAAAGGCAAAAAAGCGAGCCCTAACATTATCAGAAAGACAACTTATTGATAAGGCTGATTTGAATGCTTTTGAACGTTGCTTTATTAACCTACTTCTGTACACAGGTATGAGAAAATGCGAGGCCCTGGCACTGAATGTATCGGATATAGATTTTAAAAAGAAGCGTATCGAGGTATCAAAAACATTGGTCACTAGTAAAAAATTAAGCGACTGTTTACAAGATTACACAAAAACAACGGCTGGAAAACGATATATTCCCATACCAAACGTTCTTCTTAATATTTTACTTGAGTACACAGCCGAAAAGTCAGGTATTTTGTTCAAGTCTAATACTGACAATTATATTGGTTTAGGTTCATTTAATGGACGCTGGAATAAAATACTTATGAAATTGCAAGCCGTGTCAAAAACTCCGTTATCAAACGATATTACCGCACATATCTTCCGTCATACCTATGCAAGCGATCTATATAAGGCGGGGGTGGATATTAAGCAAGCACAATACCTTTTAGGCCACGATGACATAAAGACAACCATGGACACTTACACCCATTTTGGATACGCGGATGTAAAAATGGATAAACTGGATTCATACTACGATGCAGTCAAAATGCAGTCAAGTGATAAAATAATAGCCCTCAAACACGCATAA
- a CDS encoding DUF5067 domain-containing protein: MKKTRLLLVTAALSAVMGITTFAGEWKQDATGWWYQNQDGGYPVNSWQDIDGKQYYFNESGYILTNTTTPDGKQVGADGAMIQAPLFDFAIKDSQVRYTKHEISTDYEGNACVIVYYDFTNKSDKELSAMGSGSYIKAYQNGIECDRAYLPSAENKAINNRTKNVMPGITLNVAEAFKISDKSDIILTLEDLWDWSTSKKTTKATLNLN; this comes from the coding sequence ATGAAAAAGACAAGATTACTACTTGTGACCGCAGCACTGTCTGCAGTAATGGGCATAACAACTTTTGCAGGAGAATGGAAGCAGGACGCAACCGGTTGGTGGTATCAGAATCAGGATGGGGGATACCCAGTTAACTCCTGGCAAGATATTGATGGAAAGCAATACTATTTTAATGAATCTGGTTATATTCTTACAAACACAACCACTCCTGACGGCAAGCAAGTAGGGGCAGACGGCGCCATGATTCAGGCTCCACTCTTTGATTTTGCCATTAAAGACAGTCAAGTCAGATATACCAAACATGAAATCTCTACAGACTATGAGGGCAATGCATGTGTTATTGTATATTACGATTTTACTAACAAATCAGATAAGGAATTAAGTGCAATGGGAAGTGGAAGTTATATAAAGGCTTACCAAAATGGTATTGAATGCGACAGAGCGTATCTACCATCTGCAGAGAATAAGGCTATCAATAATCGTACCAAGAATGTAATGCCCGGAATAACCCTTAATGTGGCTGAAGCGTTCAAGATTTCTGACAAAAGTGATATCATTCTCACTCTTGAAGATTTGTGGGACTGGAGTACGAGCAAAAAGACTACCAAAGCAACTTTAAACTTAAACTAA
- a CDS encoding helix-turn-helix domain-containing protein, whose product MADIGKRIKEKRESIGMTQEDLATSLGYRNKSTIAKIENGTNDIVQSKVVEFAKALRTTVPYLMGWEDEDVPHITDSDTYTINVNGTDFNIKPSEIEHIIKYRLLDSSGKEIVNYILDKETARTEAIAELNKQVKELDVTIHLPREKNPSLEKPHLLPNAAHERTDIEVTEEMKKHDDAFFDE is encoded by the coding sequence ATGGCGGATATTGGTAAGAGAATAAAAGAAAAAAGAGAATCTATAGGCATGACCCAGGAGGATTTAGCAACGTCGCTCGGTTACAGAAATAAATCCACTATAGCTAAGATAGAAAATGGTACCAATGATATCGTACAAAGTAAGGTAGTTGAATTTGCTAAAGCTTTGCGCACAACAGTTCCGTATCTAATGGGTTGGGAAGATGAAGATGTTCCACATATTACAGACTCAGATACCTATACCATAAATGTAAATGGCACTGACTTTAATATAAAGCCATCTGAAATAGAACACATAATAAAATACCGATTACTTGATTCTTCCGGAAAAGAAATAGTAAATTATATATTAGACAAAGAGACCGCCCGCACCGAAGCCATAGCAGAACTTAATAAGCAGGTAAAGGAGCTTGATGTTACAATTCATTTACCAAGAGAAAAAAATCCCTCTCTTGAAAAGCCACATCTCCTTCCTAATGCAGCCCATGAGCGCACAGATATAGAAGTAACTGAAGAAATGAAAAAACACGATGATGCTTTCTTTGATGAGTAG